The DNA window gggtttgggaaGGGTTAAGATTGGGCTTGTACACTATTATTGCCTACTGTTCAGACAATAAAGTAAATTTTGATACTGTGGTCAACTAAGggttttctttccttctcaaatatttaatttaagaattttcaatgaaatttatatatatatttgttggtTTTCATACACACAATCTCATACCTTTTTCTTTAATAATTAATGGAAAACAAAGTTAAGGACACATGATTAAATGATCCTAGTTTTTTATCAGACATTGTGGCCATACTAATCCGTTTGCGGATTAGGAATATACtgctttattaattttattataaatttcaatattttgcAATTGGATTTAGTAGTGGTACAAAGTAACATCGACCTCGAGACTGGCATCTCCAGTCCTGGAGTTGGAAGAAGTGGCCCGAAATAGTGCAAACCCTGTGGCCATCCTAAACGCACCTGTCCCTCCCACTATTGCCATTTCACGAATTACGTCAGGGCCAGGAACAAAATCTGTGAGGGGATATCGTGAGAACAAGCTAAAGGAGCTCCCCTTGAACTTGCCAATGGTAAACGCAAAATCAGCGTAAAAAACCGCCGTGAACTTGGTAGGGTCTCGACTTAGTGCTAGGTACAGCCCTTGGGCATTTCCAACCATCTTGGATGTTCGTTCAGGCTCTAGAGTGAGGGGATCATCCATTGAATACAAGCTTCCGTATGGGGATGGGGAAAAGAAATCTTGGGTGATGTTGGCCTGAGCTATGAGGAATGTAGTAGGATTTTTACCACTGGGAATATCGTGGTAGAAGAAGCGAAGTCGGGTCATCTTTTCCACCCGAGGACCTGCCTTGATAGTTTTGGAGTAGTATTGGCCATAGACCGGTGCTACGGCGAGGCAAAATATCATTGCCCATGCAAATATCATCtgtttttccatttttcttcCAAATGTTTACCTCTATAATATTTGGTTTTGACACTTCAAAGTAAAGGAAAAACAATTGGTTTTGTGCTTCTTGCTTCACACAGTTGGGGTTTAAATAGAATTTGTGTTGGATTTtaaaattgcttttttttttaataaaatagttgTGTGAAAGCTTGAAATTCATgtgtcttattttatttttgaaatcatATGGATGAAATTAATTGTAGAGAAGAGTGTAATTGTGATTGAAGGATTGAAGTTTTATTTAATGAGACTTTACTTACAAGTTGAAAGCTTTGAATATTGAGAAATACCCCAACGCGAGGTTATTATTCAAATCTAGAGTCTCAAGACATTGGAGAATTTAGGCTTAGCTCCTATAACTGAAAATTCctcatttatatatatgattaaaatacttttaaaaaacttaaaatattacttttaaaaaatcaaattgaagtCAAGGAGAATTcattattaaaatcaaattaaagtcAAGGACAACACATTATTAAAATCAAACTAAAGTCAACGTGTGTGGCAACGATAAGCAACATCCTATAGCTTCAAGTTTTGCCACTAGTGGAAAAGTCTCATCAAAATCTATTCTTCTACTTTAGTGTAGAGATGTTAATGGGTCAGGTCGGGCTCGGGTCTAAAAAATAggtctaaaattttgctcaagtccgtctatattaatttttatataattttaaaatatatataatacatcaaaaatactaaaaaatcaaaataaatatttcccaacaaattgaaaataagttttaaaaaatatgtatacttaaataacactaagatagatgcaacttaagaagcaaatgtctctaaaataataacaaaattaacaaatgtctttaaaaaataacaaaattaataataaaataagttttatacaatatccaaacaataacaacaaaatagtgaCAACATAagagtaaaatggtagcaaaatagggagaaaataacaagaaaataatattaaaaatatatatatttgtcctttagtgaatttggGTTAGGCCCGagccaaaaatgccttactcgAGGCCtgacccgttttttaaacgggccttatttttttatccaagcttatttttcgggcctatatttttgctcaaaccctcccacatttcgagtagcccgacccatgagcaggtCTACTTGAGTGTATCCCTCTGCATCTAATCTTGCTTTGTTTCTTGTAATATTCTCATCCTCGTTAGTTTTTCTTTCAGTGATTTGAGTGTAATTTACTCTTATAATTTTATGTGTCTAAAATTACTAttctttttttgaaagaaaaaaaattcattaatgaGAAAGTTAccgaatttaaaaattcaactcatGATAATTATGATTGTTTTGGTACTGTTTGTATCGACTGAAACGCTCTGTTCTAATAACAAAGCAGAGTAATAAATTTTAGGTCCATATAAATTTTGGATGGTATCAGCCGCATTGGTGCATACCAGTTGATTTCACCCTGTACGAGATGTAccatatttgttttaattatttttaattgggtaTGTTATATCGTAATGCATTCCATGTTTAGTTTAACTTTTATCATGCaactcatgtttatgttttttttttttaaaaaaaagtttttacacgttaaaaaataattgtaaatcCGCTGCGAAAGCAGGGATTTATTCTAGTAATAGATGAAAGTTCACGTTATTGAGCcaaattttaaattatgctttCCTTCTATGTGATATCATTCactcgaattttattttttatcagtTTCCCAGATTTCCTATTTATTTCCTTTTGATTTTCACCCGTCCATAAAATATTATTagtttttaacattaatctcattataaattcttataatatttatcaattctttttgatacaatgcttaAAACTACTCATAGTCCCTCCCaacctttaaataggaggataatattgtgcttcaacgcactcaaactCACATCCTCTTGCACTGACAACAATGTCAATATCAGTCAAGTTAAGACTTAATCGGCTTATAAAGattattttaaacttaattacttactataaaaaaaacattaataacttaacataaatattttttcaagttaagtttttataattatagCTATAAATTATTTGcaccataaaccctaatttaatgtGGTAGGTGTTAGTTatgcaaatataattttattttattttttgcacaATATCGTTGAGTATGATATTATTTGAGAGAATAGAGTGAGACATAAGCACTAGTGATAGCTCACCGATGATTCCTGCTGAAAGAGATAATGTGGTGGGGAGGGGGTTGAAGAGTAGGAGCGTAGTTTATTTGGCGTAGCAGAATCGCTACCATTGCTATTTCAGCTcctttttcttttgaaacttgaGAATCCATTTGGAGTGTAGGGTCTAACCCAAGCGTGCTAATATTGATAAAACAATTATAGTACTGAGCTGAGAGACTCATAAGAATGTTAAATACAAAAGAAGAAATTGTGGGAGCTTTTGGTGCTGTGCCGCAAAGCTGGGACGATCGATAGTGAGAGGTGGAGCAGGGTAGTGGTGAGGATGATGAGGTGGCGGATTAACGGTAGGCGATTGGGTCAGGAGCAACGGTGGGGTAGCAAAGCAGGGCTGGGCAGCAAGTTCAGCCTAACGCGGcgataaagaagaagaaaggagaaaGGAGAGTACGGTGTCAAAGGAGGCCAGTTCACCCATTTTAGAGCCGAAAACTAGATAGGTAAAGAGGCTCAAGATGAATACTTAGGCTTAGTTTAGTAATACTTCTCAAAAGTGCTTTTTTGAGGGAAAACCTAAAATTTTCAGCTTCTAAAAAAAGTACTTTTTGGTCAATTTTTGACTTGGGAGAAGCACTTTTTATCTCAAAAGGTAACTTGTTTAAGAATGTTTTTgtcttaaaagtatttttttatccCAAAAGTGCTTCTTAGAAGCAGTACTAAACACACTCTTAGTGTATTAAAGAAAGGTATTTTCAACTGCACTAGAAGAGTTATCGA is part of the Gossypium hirsutum isolate 1008001.06 chromosome D11, Gossypium_hirsutum_v2.1, whole genome shotgun sequence genome and encodes:
- the LOC107941669 gene encoding dirigent protein 15; amino-acid sequence: MEKQMIFAWAMIFCLAVAPVYGQYYSKTIKAGPRVEKMTRLRFFYHDIPSGKNPTTFLIAQANITQDFFSPSPYGSLYSMDDPLTLEPERTSKMVGNAQGLYLALSRDPTKFTAVFYADFAFTIGKFKGSSFSLFSRYPLTDFVPGPDVIREMAIVGGTGAFRMATGFALFRATSSNSRTGDASLEVDVTLYHY